The genome window GGTTGCAGTTGCTCCAGTTCCAATGTTGTGGGAATCCCCTGCAATAAACTGCCATGTTGGTTGCCAGGAAGATTGATATGTTGAAATCTGTTTAAATCATTGCAAGGAGTGCTTGTGTTGTTATGCCCAACTTGAACTATTCTGGAAGAAGTAAATCCATGATTTCCCAAGCCACCTGTAATTGCTCTATCAAGCACTTTACTTGATTGGAGTGATGTAAGGGCTGGCAAATGGCCTGAAGCAGCCAACACATGCAAGCTCCCAAATCCGTCCAATGAACTCATGTGTAGATAGGAGGGGTCACTACCTCCAAAAGTAGCAACCATGTTAGCTTGTTGGCTTGCCACAGTACTGAGTCTTTTCAGGTAAAGCCTATACTTCTGCAATGAGAACATGAACTCAGAGCACTTCAAGAAATCACAAAGACGCAAGAAATCAAGCAGGACTGTCAGAGTACTTCAAGAATTCACACTCTTTCAAATAAAGAACTGACAACTGAGTCAGAAAATTTGCCCTTTTTCAGGACATGATCATATGTGGAACCTTTGATCGGTTTGCCATTATCTGAAGGGATCATTGTGGCAACTATCTATATCTTTTTTCTATATATAAGAGCAAGAATTTCAGTAAATTTTAGTAAATCAGTAACTCCTCTAGTCTAGCATACAAGTTTCATCAAAAATGGAAAGAAAAACAGACAATTAATGTCATGCCTGTAGATGGCTTGCAACATTTTCTCTTGTGAGCCTCTCAACATTCATGAGCTCAAGTATCCTCTTAGGCACAGCCTCTGCATCAGAAAAAGCCACAATAACATAATGCAGTGGTATCCATAGTGTGTGTAAAATTCAAGTAGATTCCAGAAAGAAAGGCTTTTTTTGTTAAAAAGAAATTCTTACTGTCAATTCCCAACTGGTTAACAGCAGCTACGAACTTCCGGTGTAGGTCAATAGACCAAACAACCCTTGGCTTTTTCTGAGTGGTTAAGTCTTCATTCTCATGGACATTCTCCTCACAATCATCTTCATCTTCCTCATTTTGGTCCTTCCGCTTCCTGCTTAGCTTCCCATTTTGATTGGCTGACCCACTGACGTTCAGATCTTGCCCTCCTTCACTGCTGACGATTTGATGCCTCTCAGACTCCTCCCCATTATCAAAATTACTATAATCTTTGTGACTGAACTTCCTCCTCCTAACTACATGCTGCCATATATTCTTCAGCTCCTCGATCCGAACAGGTTTCAGAAGGTAGTCGCAAGCACCATGTGCTATGCCTTTCATCACCGTTTTGGTCTCACCATTCACCGAAAGCACTACATTGAATTTTTTTCTTGCATTAACAGTCTGGAGTTCAATTATTATGTAAAACTAACAGAAACACTAATTGCCAAAGGTCATGACTCAGATGATGCTAAAATAATCATACATGTATTAtccattcttttcctttttcaccTCAGTTGTTGTGAATAGCAAGACTACAAAGTGGGTGTTTTCTTGCAAATGTCACGACAAATAATAGTGATAAATAGTTTCGTAATTGAAAATGTCAAACAAAGCTGAAGACGTCTGGCAAGTCTTTGAATGAAAGCAACTTCAACCCCTTTTTTCCCACTGCCGAAGGCTTTGCAGAATCAAAGATACAACCCAAatgcttcttcctaatcatggagAACAAGGAAAGGCAAATATCCATAGAAGACTAGAAAATGCACAAATTGATGGTGAAGTTTAGATTAGCATCCTAGGCTTACTTATGACAGGAAGGTCCATCTCAAGGCCCACCAGTTCTAAAAGCTTGAAGCCATCCATGTCTGGCATATGGACATCACTGATAACCAGATCAAATTTGTCCCTGTTCTCCCTCAGCAACTTCAGAGCCACAGTAGCCTGATTCGTCGTCGTAACTGGCACAAAAACGTCGACATTAAACCCTTCCTTAACCAAATCAACAGATTCAGCTTTTACCCCTACCGATTACACTAAGAAACAGTAGAAACAGAACATACATAACATGAGGGAATGATGGATCAATCATCAATCGAGCTCCTTTCCAAGGAGAAAAAGGACACGACTTTATGATGTAGAAGACAGTGCTGAAGAAAATTGAGCGAGGGATGCAAACCATGATATCGGCATCGAAGCAGCAGAGCCTCTAACACCCTGAGGCAAGTGGGATCGTCGTCCACGGCGAGGACACGCATTCCGACAGGGAACCGATCATTCTGTCCACCTTCCTCTCGCATCAAGTGCCCCTTCCTCTCCTCAACTGTCATGCTGCAAGAATGCTTCGACCCAGTAACTGAGCTCAGCCCTCACAAACAGCAACCTTGTGCACTGCCTTCCTCGAAGCAGTTAACAAG of Musa acuminata AAA Group cultivar baxijiao chromosome BXJ1-7, Cavendish_Baxijiao_AAA, whole genome shotgun sequence contains these proteins:
- the LOC103974433 gene encoding two-component response regulator ORR22; protein product: MTVEERKGHLMREEGGQNDRFPVGMRVLAVDDDPTCLRVLEALLLRCRYHVTTTNQATVALKLLRENRDKFDLVISDVHMPDMDGFKLLELVGLEMDLPVIMLSVNGETKTVMKGIAHGACDYLLKPVRIEELKNIWQHVVRRRKFSHKDYSNFDNGEESERHQIVSSEGGQDLNVSGSANQNGKLSRKRKDQNEEDEDDCEENVHENEDLTTQKKPRVVWSIDLHRKFVAAVNQLGIDKAVPKRILELMNVERLTRENVASHLQKYRLYLKRLSTVASQQANMVATFGGSDPSYLHMSSLDGFGSLHVLAASGHLPALTSLQSSKVLDRAITGGLGNHGFTSSRIVQVGHNNTSTPCNDLNRFQHINLPGNQHGSLLQGIPTTLELEQLQPRRIQEANSQFPGGFSDNKLATATPGSSFVNGTNSSFISQTLQQQAHPRRFINHSSIRATPISTHPFHVGSECSSRFPDLGRCKDTGKCAVPLTAYATNTSSMGSFTTDDESQRDNNIPTISSTSFMAAPPRDPSIGRDRQCQANSSIARTMLLPTTMDREMKFVNFSSAGNSKERLEPKDVYIDENDVTIGSFSSSTMSNNFMIDPFSGNQIMNNSHYNKRMDKNIISLTTASSSILRENFKIDDSIVDDPQKDKYDLEITKLQGGIVLGGCNLDDLVNSSMIKPERDELSLMDSDTGCDFYPLGACM